A part of Neoarius graeffei isolate fNeoGra1 chromosome 8, fNeoGra1.pri, whole genome shotgun sequence genomic DNA contains:
- the LOC132890112 gene encoding E3 SUMO-protein ligase ZBED1-like, whose product MSPHLTCFAHTLNLASQKAFHVDIAARLLGRVRRVVGFLHRNIRGAEILREKQQLLSLPNHKLIQDVCTRWNSSLDMLQRFLEQQPAVFATLMSRELRKGEEVNTLNERDICNCEDIVKLMAPVKVMTTVLCEEEQPTISMIAPLKAKLENHFQPSDEDPPLIVEMKKAFNNDFGKRYADVSGLLHTASALDPRFKALPFLSDHDAERIFTSLSVEAALIHEEEESQPDQGARQTDLLTGPGQGNEEHICSQIQDAQRDEDQVPCKKKRKSTALDLLFGETFEVKETTKSSPAKRASEEVLRYRERDPLPLKDNPLQWWKRQSDLPMLSSLAKRYLCIPATSVASERVFSTAGDIISVQRSVLRHDHVDQLIFLKKNLALHE is encoded by the exons ATGAGCCCGCACCTTACGTGCTTTGCACATACATTAAACCTGGCTTCCCAGAAGGCTTTTCACGTCGACATTGCTGCACGGTTACTCGGGAGAGTTAGAAGGGTGGTTGGATTTTTGCATCGCAACATTAGAGGTGCCGAAATTCTCCGTGAGAAACAACAACTCCTCTCCTTGCCAAACCACAAGCTCATACAGGATGTGTGCACCCGCTGGAATAGTTCCCTCGACATGTTGCAGCGTTTCTTGGAACAGCAGCCAGCAGTGTTTGCCACTCTCATGTCCAGGGAGCTCAGAAAGGGAGAAGAGGTGAACACACTAAATGAGAGAGACATCTGCAACTGTGAAGATATCGTGAAACTGATGGCTCCAGTGAAAGTGATGACCACTGTCCTGTGTGAAGAGGAGCAGCCAACAATCTCAATGATTGCCCCACTCAAGGCCAAGCTGGAAAATCACTTTCAGCCCAGTGATGAAGATCCACCGCTCATTGTGGAAATGAAGAAGGCCTTCAACAATGACTTTGGGAAGCGATATGCAGATGTCTCTGGACTCCTGCACACAGCATCAGCTCTAGACCCACGCTTCAAGGCATTGCCTTTTCTCAGTGACCATGACGCAGAGAGGATCTTCACCAGCCTTTCTGTTGAAGCTGCACTTATTCACGAG GAAGAAGAATCACAGCCAGACCAaggagccagacagacagatctGCTCACAGGCCCTGGACAAGGCAACGAGGAACACATTTGTTCCCAGATCCAGGATGCACAGAGAG ATGAGGACCAGGTTCCCtgtaagaagaaaagaaaaagtacagCGCTGGACCTACTGTTTGGAGAGACCTTTGAAGTGAAGGAAACAACAAAATCTTCACCTGCGAAGAGGGCCAGTGAAGAAGTGTTGAGGTACAGAGAGCGTGATCCATTGCCCCTCAAAGACAACCCACTGCAGTGGTGGAAGAGACAATCAGACCTCCCAATGCTGTCATCTCTTGCTAAAAGGTACCTCTGTATACCAGCAACCAGCGTAGCATCAGAGAGAGTTTTTAGTACAGCAGGAGATATCATTTCAGTGCAACGCAGTGTTCTCAGACACGACCATGTTGACCAGTTGATTTTCCTCAAAAAGAATCTTGCCCTGCATGAATGA